In a single window of the Nodularia spumigena CCY9414 genome:
- a CDS encoding HMA2 domain-containing protein, translating into MLTNSYGHPTKIAKVLEKASFKTTAKPISTKIISNTPGRIRLRISPPHRHPREMQSITNVLKAQSQIIQVRTNINSGSIIINHDGRNATLENVLTTLLDLGVTFADITEGNSEAAEDVKRAIINLNKRFEQATSGEVDLRFIFPLGLSILAVRQILVKGLQLEIIPWYVLAWYAFDSFMKLNNPSQLQLNPES; encoded by the coding sequence GTGTTAACAAATAGTTATGGTCATCCCACCAAGATAGCCAAAGTTCTGGAAAAAGCAAGTTTCAAAACTACAGCTAAACCCATATCGACTAAAATCATTAGTAATACTCCTGGAAGAATACGTTTGAGAATTTCTCCACCTCATCGTCATCCTAGAGAAATGCAAAGTATTACTAATGTCCTCAAGGCACAATCTCAGATTATTCAGGTACGAACAAATATTAATTCTGGTAGTATTATCATCAACCATGATGGTAGAAATGCCACATTAGAAAATGTGTTGACGACACTACTAGATTTAGGCGTGACTTTTGCTGATATTACTGAGGGTAACTCCGAAGCAGCAGAGGATGTGAAACGTGCAATTATTAACTTAAATAAACGCTTTGAACAGGCGACAAGCGGTGAAGTTGACTTGCGCTTTATTTTCCCTCTAGGACTGAGTATATTAGCTGTGAGACAAATTCTAGTCAAAGGTTTGCAACTGGAAATTATCCCTTGGTATGTTTTGGCATGGTATGCTTTTGATAGTTTTATGAAACTAAATAATCCTAGCCAATTACAGCTAAATCCTGAGTCTTAG
- a CDS encoding DUF5132 domain-containing protein: MAPKITDFVEDAGAPGIIAGIGAVLLAPVLIPVVAGIGKPIAKSLVKGGMVAYEKSKGVFAEMGETWEDIIAEAKAEIAEERETPTFEVSADNTAEHGG; the protein is encoded by the coding sequence ATGGCACCTAAAATTACTGATTTCGTTGAAGATGCTGGCGCTCCTGGAATTATAGCCGGTATAGGAGCAGTATTACTAGCACCAGTCCTGATTCCTGTAGTCGCGGGAATTGGTAAACCCATAGCCAAGTCACTGGTCAAAGGTGGAATGGTAGCTTACGAAAAAAGCAAAGGCGTATTTGCAGAAATGGGCGAAACCTGGGAAGACATTATAGCCGAGGCGAAAGCTGAAATTGCCGAAGAAAGAGAAACACCAACATTTGAAGTATCTGCTGACAACACAGCAGAACATGGCGGTTAA